Proteins encoded together in one Lysinibacillus sp. FSL K6-0232 window:
- the cyoE gene encoding heme o synthase, which produces MEQNLKTEHNLQSSEQIQEKSSRSTILAQTVKTGIIKSNLIPMWAGLTLGMYKNKMTFVDNIPEIIFSTIGSALVIGAAGAFNNVYDRDIDAIMPRTQSRPTVTGEMSAKSTLALAIAMLIVGVAVLALASPLAAAFGLLGVFLYVVPYTMWTKRRTIYNTEIGSISGAVPPLIGWSAVSTDITHPAILGLFLVMVIWQMPHFYAIAIRKHADYEAANVPMLPVVKGMRRTYYQTNFYLILLILSSFLFGSLSIGIMLVALLLSIAWLIMSIYGYHRHTNQEKWATKMFVFSLFHMTVLFATVIVYSLVGVIFQLY; this is translated from the coding sequence ATGGAACAAAATCTAAAAACGGAGCATAACCTGCAATCCTCCGAACAAATACAAGAGAAGTCATCACGCTCTACAATTTTAGCGCAAACAGTTAAAACAGGCATTATTAAATCTAATTTAATACCAATGTGGGCAGGCTTAACACTAGGCATGTACAAAAATAAAATGACATTTGTAGATAATATACCTGAAATTATTTTTTCAACAATTGGCTCTGCTCTTGTTATTGGGGCAGCTGGCGCTTTTAATAATGTCTATGATCGTGATATAGATGCCATTATGCCTCGAACGCAAAGTCGACCCACTGTAACAGGTGAAATGTCAGCTAAATCGACGTTAGCATTAGCGATTGCGATGTTAATTGTGGGGGTAGCAGTGTTGGCACTTGCTTCACCATTAGCGGCTGCATTTGGTTTATTAGGTGTCTTTTTATACGTTGTTCCTTATACAATGTGGACAAAGCGTCGGACGATTTATAATACAGAAATAGGGAGTATTAGTGGAGCAGTGCCACCATTAATCGGCTGGTCTGCGGTATCAACAGATATTACACATCCTGCGATTCTTGGTTTATTTTTAGTGATGGTTATATGGCAAATGCCTCATTTTTATGCGATTGCGATTCGCAAGCATGCGGATTATGAGGCGGCTAATGTGCCAATGCTTCCTGTTGTGAAAGGTATGCGTCGTACCTACTATCAAACAAACTTCTATTTAATTTTACTGATTTTATCAAGCTTTTTATTTGGCTCATTAAGTATAGGCATTATGCTTGTAGCATTGCTTTTAAGCATTGCATGGCTTATTATGAGTATTTATGGCTATCATCGTCATACAAATCAAGAGAAATGGGCAACAAAAATGTTTGTCTTTTCCCTGTTTCATATGACGGTATTATTTGCAACTGTCATTGTGTACTCATTAGTAGGAGTTATTTTTCAACTATATTAA
- a CDS encoding helix-turn-helix transcriptional regulator has product MNREQLITLVSEKLKLIRTEKAFTQDQMSDLLGLSKKTLVQIEKGRILTGWTTAVAVCTLCRDSTILQHELGGDPLEVIDLIANHGTLQPKEKTMGGYIWWKNISEYKGFRLQQNMISHHYRILDEQHFRLLSTFDEQVAMQAWEKLKH; this is encoded by the coding sequence ATGAATCGTGAACAATTGATCACACTCGTTTCAGAAAAACTGAAATTAATCCGTACAGAGAAAGCTTTTACACAGGATCAAATGAGTGATTTGCTAGGATTATCCAAAAAAACACTTGTTCAAATTGAAAAAGGTCGTATTTTGACTGGCTGGACAACTGCTGTGGCTGTTTGCACGTTATGTCGAGATAGCACCATTTTACAACATGAGCTTGGTGGTGACCCATTAGAAGTTATCGATTTAATCGCCAATCATGGAACATTACAGCCAAAGGAAAAAACAATGGGTGGATACATATGGTGGAAAAATATTAGTGAATATAAAGGCTTTCGACTTCAACAAAATATGATTAGTCATCATTATCGTATTTTGGATGAGCAGCATTTTCGTCTTCTGTCAACATTTGATGAACAAGTAGCCATGCAGGCGTGGGAAAAGCTAAAGCATTAA
- a CDS encoding thioredoxin family protein encodes MKKLLIIGSVIVVLFAAIIVLTNVSNKSKLESANNPYGDKKLKQETIDQLDDENYQNIMLPDELEAKIEAGEPVNAYFYSPICVHCQAFTPVLMPIADEMGVNIAQLNVYEYEDLWDTYNIKATPTFIRFEDGKEVNRFVGALKEDDLRTFLETVVLKK; translated from the coding sequence GTGAAGAAATTATTAATTATTGGTTCAGTGATTGTTGTATTATTTGCAGCAATTATTGTGCTAACAAATGTTTCAAACAAAAGTAAATTAGAAAGCGCAAACAATCCTTATGGCGATAAAAAGCTAAAACAAGAAACCATCGATCAACTGGATGATGAAAACTACCAAAATATTATGCTGCCAGATGAACTTGAAGCAAAAATTGAAGCAGGTGAACCTGTCAATGCTTATTTTTATAGCCCAATTTGTGTTCACTGCCAAGCGTTTACACCTGTGTTAATGCCAATTGCAGATGAAATGGGTGTTAATATTGCCCAATTAAATGTTTATGAATACGAGGACTTATGGGATACGTATAACATTAAAGCAACACCAACATTTATTCGTTTTGAAGATGGGAAAGAAGTGAATCGCTTTGTAGGCGCTCTTAAAGAAGATGATTTACGAACATTTTTAGAAACGGTTGTATTAAAGAAATAG
- a CDS encoding O-linked GlcNAc transferase produces the protein MSMDDYFYNGEVMKCYKLAKAITNEAEQERAQKYIALLEEYELAHYPKPISTLEAQSAERADETYPEFDAVAEIRAIKDEGAFTKRIWQLEEVAKTGTSQEKAQSFFTQGQLFLFAHHYNESVHCFQHAVKENPNKAVYWGITGQTMHRFGWMPFDALGYLEQAIDLDPTNPRWKWNRALVLIQLAKDLQLAPFMANAALALEDALACCGEHQQSLQAAIQNTIDNMDSYVFS, from the coding sequence ATGTCAATGGATGATTATTTTTATAATGGTGAAGTGATGAAATGCTATAAATTAGCAAAGGCGATTACAAATGAAGCCGAACAGGAACGCGCGCAAAAATATATCGCATTATTGGAAGAATATGAACTGGCGCATTATCCAAAGCCAATATCTACTCTAGAAGCACAGTCTGCTGAGCGTGCTGATGAAACATATCCTGAGTTTGACGCTGTAGCAGAAATTCGGGCGATTAAGGATGAAGGGGCATTTACAAAACGTATTTGGCAGCTAGAGGAAGTTGCAAAAACGGGCACATCGCAAGAGAAGGCACAATCCTTTTTTACACAAGGACAGCTCTTTTTATTTGCCCATCATTACAATGAGAGTGTTCACTGCTTTCAACACGCTGTAAAGGAAAACCCGAATAAGGCTGTCTATTGGGGCATTACAGGGCAAACAATGCATCGCTTTGGCTGGATGCCTTTTGATGCGCTTGGCTATTTAGAGCAGGCGATTGACCTTGACCCGACAAACCCGCGCTGGAAATGGAACAGAGCATTAGTATTAATTCAATTAGCAAAGGATTTGCAGCTAGCCCCGTTTATGGCAAATGCCGCACTAGCATTAGAGGATGCGCTGGCTTGTTGTGGTGAGCACCAGCAATCATTGCAAGCGGCTATCCAAAATACAATTGATAATATGGACAGTTATGTTTTTTCATAA
- a CDS encoding hemolysin family protein has translation METIINLSIFIILLALTGFFVATEFAIVKVRSSRLDQLVVEGNKKAIAAKHVVDHLDEYLSACQLGITVTALGIGMVGEKTFEFMLHPLFEMIGISDKYMTIFTIGSAFAIATFLHVVVGELAPKTAAIQKAETITLLFAKPILFFYKIMYPFIWFLNGSARVLVGLFGMKPASEHELSHTEEELRLLLSESFKSGEINKSELKYVNNVFDFDERIAREIMVPRTEIIGIERNESFTNIIQCIATEQYTRYPIYDGDRDNILGFINAKELFTHGLLEQLTDETLVLEKFINPVIRVIETIPIKELLLRMQKERIHMAILMDEYGGTSGLVTVEDILEEIVGEIRDEFDDDEIADIRKITDHHYILNAKMLVEDVERLLNITLDAEEVETLGGWFLTVNNGIKTSKNIELDTYVFSIYEQQGHQIHYIEVRPLRKSAPAITEVQT, from the coding sequence TTGGAGACCATTATTAACTTATCAATTTTTATTATCTTATTAGCATTAACAGGCTTTTTCGTAGCCACAGAATTTGCCATTGTAAAGGTGCGTTCCTCAAGGCTTGATCAGCTTGTTGTAGAGGGCAATAAAAAAGCAATTGCCGCTAAGCATGTTGTCGATCATTTAGACGAATATTTATCTGCCTGCCAATTAGGAATTACGGTAACAGCGCTTGGTATCGGGATGGTTGGTGAAAAAACGTTTGAGTTTATGCTTCATCCGTTATTTGAGATGATTGGTATTTCGGATAAGTATATGACAATCTTTACAATTGGTTCAGCCTTTGCTATTGCAACATTTTTACATGTAGTTGTTGGTGAATTGGCACCTAAAACTGCTGCTATTCAAAAGGCTGAAACGATTACACTGCTTTTTGCCAAACCAATACTATTTTTCTATAAAATAATGTATCCATTTATTTGGTTCTTGAACGGCTCTGCCCGAGTGCTGGTAGGTCTATTCGGTATGAAGCCTGCAAGTGAGCATGAGCTTTCACATACAGAGGAAGAATTGCGACTACTATTATCTGAAAGCTTTAAAAGCGGTGAAATCAATAAATCCGAGCTAAAATATGTCAATAATGTCTTTGACTTTGATGAACGTATTGCCCGTGAAATTATGGTTCCACGTACAGAAATTATCGGGATTGAACGAAATGAGTCCTTTACCAATATTATTCAGTGCATTGCCACAGAGCAATATACGCGCTACCCTATTTATGATGGGGATCGCGATAATATTTTAGGCTTTATTAATGCAAAGGAATTATTTACACATGGCTTACTTGAACAATTAACAGATGAAACATTAGTGTTAGAAAAATTTATCAATCCCGTTATTCGCGTTATTGAAACAATTCCTATTAAAGAATTACTTTTACGTATGCAAAAAGAGCGTATTCATATGGCTATTTTAATGGATGAGTATGGCGGTACATCTGGTCTTGTGACAGTTGAGGATATTTTAGAAGAAATCGTTGGTGAAATTCGAGATGAGTTTGATGATGATGAAATTGCAGATATTCGCAAAATCACAGATCATCATTATATATTAAATGCCAAAATGCTTGTAGAAGATGTGGAAAGGCTCTTAAATATTACATTGGATGCAGAGGAAGTAGAAACATTAGGCGGCTGGTTCTTAACGGTCAATAATGGTATTAAAACATCGAAAAATATTGAACTTGACACATACGTGTTTAGTATTTATGAGCAGCAAGGACATCAAATTCATTATATCGAGGTACGACCTTTACGCAAAAGTGCTCCAGCCATTACTGAAGTGCAAACATAA
- a CDS encoding MerR family transcriptional regulator codes for MDYYTNIGLLDAERSVTNYRYYDPTMIERLHFIEQRKQQGLSLVEIQHELNITPYEEIDVQMLRLKMQDLEHDVASLLEQMNKQDDQKIETIKKNVSPSSIALMQSLLLLIHQ; via the coding sequence ATCGATTATTATACAAATATTGGATTGTTGGATGCAGAGCGTTCTGTCACAAACTATCGCTATTATGATCCAACGATGATTGAACGATTACACTTTATTGAACAACGTAAACAACAAGGGCTTTCACTTGTCGAAATTCAACATGAATTAAATATCACACCATATGAAGAAATCGATGTCCAAATGCTTCGTTTAAAAATGCAAGACCTAGAGCATGATGTAGCTTCTCTGCTAGAACAAATGAACAAGCAAGACGATCAAAAAATTGAAACCATTAAGAAAAATGTTTCACCCTCAAGTATTGCATTAATGCAGTCCTTGCTTTTACTTATTCATCAATAG
- a CDS encoding cellulose biosynthesis cyclic di-GMP-binding regulatory protein BcsB, which produces MKAKFYLLLVVIGFLCFTHDATAATITVDQQTIVIKGNQYQKKPLLSQPIELQGPSSSRDFYYSLSEDVQVHNQQVTFHIQHSELLIAPSSFTVKVDDVALKTVPLTADLRKQTVTVNLPAEALVKGTHKITASFYGILKEGICVPPGNVGNWLRIDILSSISAFAEDGQAALLSSYPSAFLGYEGYTTTLILPKEASTATLNSGYQLAAYLSEHGQTDVHIQREDAVQKVTGPVIVVGAKHEFRSALWQNILADVDTAKGTMTLAMHKLQNTNEQQQVPLFIITATNAEAISERLLFLTEAKLFEQLVGQTLTIKDLPKVESPSATTIPFKQFGFEDQTLSSQTTITPHYYVSLPQLEANQEAVMHLLLKKSATMPSSKEDDDRKLELIVYINNVPHAVDLRKLEQTAMDIYEVAIPIQTNVLNKQSITDMQFEVTGFQLEEPCETTNERYWLYIDSDSSLSMTKDAEELSFTLRDFPNAFHDNVLMVVPDNEPINDMEMGALYKALMINGKVAQITLIKDKDVTEADLQKHAVIFIGNMDELAWLAKNAEAIPYTAQQLIQQGFLPEAMAKYAYITKSFWQTKQPLLWIHASNATSADNDFYAHLKETDTKAAAAIETKEGQFVVAVAEQVNEPKTEAAQGIEISLLLIAEFVGLIIVIAVILYMILRKRKKNQLKE; this is translated from the coding sequence ATGAAAGCCAAATTTTATTTACTTCTAGTTGTCATTGGTTTTTTATGTTTTACACATGATGCAACTGCGGCTACCATTACGGTGGATCAGCAAACAATTGTCATTAAAGGCAATCAATATCAGAAAAAACCATTATTATCCCAACCAATTGAATTACAAGGACCATCTTCTTCAAGAGATTTTTATTACAGCCTTAGCGAAGATGTGCAGGTTCATAACCAGCAGGTAACATTCCATATTCAACATTCAGAGCTATTAATTGCCCCCTCATCCTTTACAGTAAAAGTGGATGATGTTGCACTTAAAACGGTGCCGTTGACAGCAGATTTACGAAAGCAAACGGTTACTGTAAATTTGCCAGCAGAAGCTTTAGTCAAAGGGACACATAAAATTACAGCGAGCTTTTATGGCATTTTAAAGGAGGGAATTTGTGTTCCTCCAGGCAATGTTGGCAATTGGTTGCGTATTGATATTTTATCCTCTATTTCGGCTTTTGCTGAGGATGGTCAAGCAGCGTTATTAAGTAGTTACCCTTCGGCATTTTTAGGCTATGAGGGCTATACAACAACGCTTATCTTACCAAAAGAAGCTTCCACAGCGACATTAAATAGCGGCTATCAGCTAGCTGCTTATTTATCAGAGCATGGTCAAACAGATGTGCATATTCAGCGTGAAGATGCTGTTCAGAAGGTAACAGGCCCTGTTATTGTAGTTGGTGCAAAACATGAATTTCGCTCAGCGTTATGGCAAAATATATTAGCTGATGTTGATACAGCTAAGGGAACAATGACACTTGCAATGCATAAATTGCAAAATACAAATGAACAGCAACAAGTACCACTTTTTATTATAACAGCTACAAATGCAGAAGCTATTTCAGAGCGATTATTATTTTTAACAGAAGCAAAGCTTTTTGAGCAATTAGTAGGTCAAACATTAACCATTAAAGATTTGCCAAAAGTTGAAAGCCCATCAGCAACAACAATACCATTTAAACAATTTGGCTTTGAGGACCAAACGTTATCAAGTCAAACAACGATCACACCGCATTATTATGTATCTTTGCCACAGCTAGAGGCAAATCAAGAAGCGGTGATGCACTTATTATTGAAAAAGTCAGCAACGATGCCGAGCAGTAAGGAGGACGATGACCGCAAATTAGAATTGATTGTTTATATTAATAATGTTCCACATGCAGTGGATTTACGAAAGCTGGAACAAACAGCAATGGATATATATGAGGTAGCTATACCGATTCAAACAAATGTGTTAAATAAACAGTCAATCACAGATATGCAATTTGAGGTAACAGGCTTTCAGTTAGAGGAGCCATGTGAAACAACGAATGAGCGTTATTGGCTATATATTGATAGCGATAGTTCACTATCCATGACTAAAGATGCGGAGGAGCTATCCTTTACATTACGTGATTTTCCAAATGCCTTTCATGACAATGTGTTAATGGTCGTGCCTGATAACGAACCGATAAATGATATGGAAATGGGTGCGCTATATAAAGCATTGATGATAAATGGTAAAGTAGCACAAATTACGCTTATCAAAGATAAAGATGTGACAGAGGCTGATTTACAAAAACATGCGGTAATTTTTATTGGCAATATGGATGAGCTAGCATGGCTTGCTAAAAATGCGGAGGCTATTCCTTATACAGCACAACAGTTGATACAGCAAGGCTTTTTACCTGAAGCTATGGCGAAGTATGCTTATATTACTAAAAGCTTTTGGCAAACAAAGCAACCTTTATTATGGATACATGCATCCAATGCTACATCTGCTGATAATGATTTCTATGCTCATTTAAAGGAAACAGATACGAAAGCTGCTGCTGCAATTGAAACAAAAGAAGGGCAATTTGTTGTGGCAGTTGCTGAGCAAGTAAATGAACCTAAGACAGAGGCAGCACAAGGTATTGAAATTTCCTTGCTATTAATTGCAGAGTTTGTCGGGCTTATTATTGTTATCGCTGTTATTTTATATATGATTTTACGCAAAAGAAAGAAAAATCAATTGAAGGAATAA
- a CDS encoding PCYCGC motif-containing (lipo)protein, with protein sequence MSLFAIFMLVLLSACGEDKQGVDDHQNNDSHEGHSHASGDIQEETASANVLPSFLDDKQENIRMVYQIAGQSTEVLEWMPCYCGCGESAGHRNNLNCFIQEKREDGSIVWDDHGTRCLVCLEIAVQSAKMHQDGMSLKEIRQVIDDTYKEGYAKPTPTDMPA encoded by the coding sequence ATGTCCCTTTTTGCTATTTTTATGTTAGTGCTTTTAAGTGCATGTGGAGAGGATAAGCAAGGTGTAGATGACCATCAAAATAATGATTCACATGAAGGTCATAGTCATGCTTCTGGTGATATACAGGAAGAAACGGCTTCGGCTAATGTCCTCCCTTCTTTTTTAGATGATAAACAAGAAAATATTCGTATGGTCTATCAAATCGCAGGGCAATCAACAGAAGTTTTAGAATGGATGCCATGTTATTGTGGCTGTGGTGAATCTGCAGGGCATAGAAATAATTTAAACTGCTTTATTCAAGAAAAACGTGAGGACGGCTCAATTGTTTGGGATGATCATGGCACACGCTGTTTAGTGTGCTTAGAAATTGCTGTCCAATCTGCTAAAATGCATCAAGATGGGATGAGCCTAAAAGAAATTCGTCAAGTTATTGATGATACGTACAAGGAAGGCTATGCTAAGCCTACTCCAACAGATATGCCTGCATAA
- a CDS encoding metallophosphoesterase yields MNRILAISDIHGELALFEELLLKANYHPMKDQLFLLGDYIDRGPASSGVLNLVGELQAQGARVLLGNHEAIMLHACRSGHPKPWNHWVGLCGGEATLASYGYQLADFEEAIQSQTLPDFIQTLPKLEAHLKLIETFDTYIELEDAIFVHGGVVPGVALAETDPMQFLWIREEFHAGYEGDKTVIFGHTPTYRLHHDPTDYSVYFGENNIIGIDGGAVFGGQLHAFEWPSRKTLSVQNQKPTSAE; encoded by the coding sequence ATGAATCGAATATTAGCAATTAGTGATATACATGGAGAATTAGCGCTGTTTGAAGAATTACTCCTAAAAGCAAACTATCATCCAATGAAAGACCAACTTTTTTTACTCGGTGATTATATTGATAGAGGTCCTGCTTCTAGCGGTGTGTTAAATTTAGTTGGGGAATTACAGGCACAGGGCGCACGTGTGTTGCTTGGGAATCATGAAGCAATTATGCTCCATGCCTGCCGCTCAGGGCATCCGAAGCCTTGGAACCATTGGGTTGGGCTTTGTGGTGGAGAGGCAACACTTGCCAGCTATGGCTACCAGTTGGCTGATTTTGAGGAGGCTATTCAAAGCCAAACATTGCCTGACTTTATTCAAACATTACCAAAGCTTGAAGCGCATTTAAAGTTAATCGAAACCTTTGACACCTATATCGAATTAGAGGATGCTATTTTTGTACATGGCGGGGTTGTACCCGGTGTGGCACTAGCGGAAACAGACCCTATGCAATTTCTATGGATTCGTGAGGAATTTCATGCAGGCTACGAGGGGGACAAAACGGTTATTTTTGGACATACCCCCACATATCGACTGCATCACGATCCAACAGATTATAGTGTCTACTTTGGGGAAAATAATATTATTGGCATTGATGGCGGTGCTGTGTTTGGTGGTCAGTTACATGCCTTTGAATGGCCTAGCCGTAAAACCCTTTCCGTGCAAAATCAAAAACCAACAAGCGCCGAATAG
- a CDS encoding alpha/beta hydrolase codes for MNTPFTFKHTQPTQMDATKKYPALFLLHGMGSNEEDLPQLVQDFREQCHIFSLRGPITQKPGYAFFTIQEMDQPDRAVFDKVLVALQRFILEAIDEYQIDPHQVFVLGFNQGAVLAQSLAFVMGNLVTGIVALSGYTPKFVTEEYAIRSIEHLQAFISHGDYDYIIPSQLGIESKEIFEQFGATVTFKQYPDGHGVTPDNLRDLVAFLAQQLQQDLQ; via the coding sequence ATGAATACACCGTTTACGTTTAAACATACACAGCCTACACAAATGGACGCTACGAAAAAATATCCTGCTCTTTTTTTATTGCACGGCATGGGCAGCAATGAGGAGGATTTACCGCAATTAGTGCAGGATTTTCGCGAGCAATGTCATATATTTAGCCTACGAGGCCCTATTACACAAAAGCCTGGCTATGCCTTTTTCACGATTCAGGAGATGGATCAACCAGACCGTGCAGTTTTCGATAAGGTATTAGTGGCACTGCAACGCTTTATCTTAGAGGCAATTGACGAATATCAAATTGACCCACATCAAGTATTTGTCCTAGGCTTTAATCAAGGAGCTGTTTTAGCGCAATCATTGGCATTTGTGATGGGGAATTTAGTAACAGGCATTGTGGCATTAAGTGGCTATACACCAAAGTTTGTCACGGAAGAATATGCCATTCGTTCAATTGAGCATCTACAGGCTTTTATTTCTCATGGAGATTATGATTATATTATTCCTTCACAATTAGGTATAGAAAGCAAAGAGATCTTTGAGCAATTTGGTGCAACAGTTACCTTTAAACAATATCCAGATGGACATGGTGTTACACCTGATAATTTACGTGACCTTGTGGCATTTTTAGCACAGCAGCTCCAACAAGATTTACAATAG
- a CDS encoding YhgE/Pip domain-containing protein, with translation MKNFLQHISQIYLRDLRNIFTNWVIAVIIGGLIFLPSLYAWLNIYASMDPYAHTANMKIAIVNEDTGTTVRDTAINVGDEVIKQLSTNKSFTWELETEKKGTEHVKNGDYFAMIVIPKDFSQKLTSILTDQPTQAHIDYYVNEKKNPIAPKITSKGASVLTQQVSNEFVSTVNGTLFSIFNTIGVEIEHEIPDFRKFENYVFTIEQHLPDIQSFLTQAANQGNDAAQLLNKALTQVPQVEQLTKDGLTTIQQGLQLINEADALFNELSPSIKKDVQAVQTIAEHFTEIITKLNAIDFDTSSFAQTKEALQNQLVQSKENIATSIQTLEALQQLTQADAATRKQLVDVLDQMINTLQQSEEAQDQQMLAQLITIREALQNGPSFADNTANALAALKQLQTVHSDLLAKMDALQPIDQEAIKQQIAAIQTIAQNATARLQEFLTYYNDRLEPQIRSTLSSAKKTLTNASAMLTDVQQFIPQATTKLTETQGTLATANSAIQKIQTEFPALSSKIKELADKLRTLEDEADISEIVQLLKNDVNAERDFFEEPIQLNEHRLFPIANYGTAMTPFYTVLSIWVGCLLLISLLSVNLHSGTPYSIREVYFGRLLTFATFSFIQTLIITIGDIFLLDSAIQEPVYFVLFGLLISLVFITVVYTLVSVFGNVGKALAIIMLVLQIAGSGGTYPVELLPRFFQILNPYLPFTYAIEMMREAVGGIIWSTVWMDMLFLACCWLAFILFGSFLKKLLSEKMEHFMNKTRGSDIFH, from the coding sequence ATGAAAAACTTTTTACAACATATTTCTCAAATTTATCTAAGAGACCTTCGTAATATTTTTACGAACTGGGTAATTGCCGTTATTATAGGTGGACTTATTTTTCTTCCTTCACTTTATGCATGGCTCAATATTTATGCCTCCATGGACCCATACGCGCACACAGCCAATATGAAAATCGCAATTGTCAATGAAGATACAGGAACAACAGTTAGAGATACCGCGATCAATGTTGGCGATGAGGTTATAAAGCAGCTAAGCACGAATAAAAGCTTTACATGGGAATTAGAAACGGAAAAAAAGGGTACTGAGCATGTCAAAAATGGAGATTATTTTGCGATGATTGTTATTCCAAAAGATTTTTCGCAAAAGCTTACCTCCATTTTAACAGACCAGCCGACACAGGCACATATCGATTATTATGTGAATGAAAAAAAGAATCCTATTGCCCCTAAAATTACAAGTAAGGGGGCAAGCGTTCTGACGCAGCAAGTTTCCAATGAATTTGTGTCAACTGTCAATGGCACATTATTCTCTATCTTTAATACAATTGGTGTTGAGATTGAGCATGAAATTCCTGATTTTCGAAAGTTTGAAAACTATGTCTTTACAATTGAACAGCATTTACCTGACATTCAATCCTTTTTAACGCAAGCTGCTAATCAAGGTAACGATGCAGCACAATTGTTAAACAAAGCGCTTACGCAAGTACCTCAAGTGGAGCAGTTAACAAAGGATGGTCTTACAACGATCCAGCAAGGGTTACAGCTCATTAATGAAGCAGATGCCTTATTTAATGAGCTATCTCCGAGCATTAAAAAGGATGTCCAAGCTGTTCAAACAATTGCTGAGCATTTTACAGAAATCATTACTAAACTAAATGCCATTGATTTCGATACATCTTCTTTCGCTCAAACAAAGGAAGCCCTTCAAAATCAATTGGTACAGTCAAAAGAAAATATAGCAACTAGTATTCAAACGCTTGAAGCATTGCAGCAATTAACACAAGCAGATGCTGCAACTCGTAAGCAGCTAGTAGATGTCTTGGACCAGATGATCAATACCCTACAGCAAAGCGAAGAAGCTCAGGATCAACAAATGCTGGCACAGCTTATCACGATTCGTGAAGCTTTACAAAATGGTCCAAGCTTTGCTGATAACACTGCCAATGCATTAGCTGCATTAAAGCAGCTTCAAACCGTGCATAGTGATCTTCTTGCAAAAATGGATGCCTTACAGCCTATAGACCAAGAAGCAATTAAGCAGCAAATAGCAGCCATTCAAACAATCGCTCAAAATGCAACAGCTCGTTTACAGGAGTTTTTGACTTATTATAATGATCGCTTGGAGCCGCAAATTCGTTCAACATTATCAAGTGCTAAAAAAACATTAACAAATGCCTCGGCAATGCTAACAGATGTACAGCAATTTATTCCACAGGCAACTACTAAATTAACAGAAACACAAGGTACATTAGCAACAGCAAATAGTGCTATTCAAAAAATCCAAACAGAGTTTCCAGCATTAAGCTCAAAAATTAAAGAGCTAGCAGATAAACTTCGTACATTAGAGGATGAAGCTGATATTTCTGAGATTGTGCAATTATTAAAAAATGATGTCAACGCTGAACGAGATTTCTTTGAGGAGCCCATTCAACTAAACGAGCATCGCCTCTTCCCTATTGCCAATTACGGTACAGCCATGACACCGTTTTATACAGTGCTTTCGATTTGGGTTGGATGCTTATTATTAATTTCGTTATTATCGGTTAATCTTCATAGTGGTACACCATACAGTATTCGTGAAGTTTATTTTGGTCGATTATTAACATTTGCAACGTTTTCATTTATTCAAACACTTATTATTACAATTGGAGATATCTTCTTACTAGATAGCGCCATTCAGGAACCTGTTTACTTTGTATTATTTGGTCTGTTGATTAGCCTTGTATTTATTACAGTTGTTTATACACTTGTATCTGTCTTTGGCAATGTAGGAAAAGCTTTAGCAATCATTATGCTTGTCTTACAAATTGCTGGCTCTGGTGGCACATACCCTGTTGAATTGCTACCAAGGTTCTTCCAAATTCTTAACCCTTACTTACCATTTACGTATGCGATTGAAATGATGCGTGAGGCTGTTGGTGGTATTATTTGGTCAACTGTATGGATGGATATGCTCTTCTTAGCTTGCTGCTGGCTAGCCTTTATTTTATTTGGTTCTTTCTTAAAAAAATTGCTGAGCGAGAAAATGGAACATTTTATGAACAAAACACGTGGATCAGATATCTTTCATTGA